The Aerosakkonema funiforme FACHB-1375 genome includes the window ATTGAATCCTCTATAACATTCACTCTATTCTACCTATTACTACACTTTATTATTGCTACAAACGTTAATTTTTCATTCCTGAGACGATCTCTGCGAGTGCTTAAAATACTGTTGGATATTTAATTTTAAAAATTTGATAAACTGAACATATTTTTTAAGTTTATTTTTGACAATTTTTAAAATGTAAATTGGTATATCGACAGGACTGAGAATCAAAGAATATAATAACATTTGCAACGCCCGAAACTGACAATTTGGTTTTTGCCAGTATTGCCATGCTCCGCTAACATAACATCTCGCTCGGTTCCGGATAAATTTACGTTTTTCTTGGTTAGTAAGTAAGTGACTGAGATAATCTAAAATCAATTTATTATCATGGATACCAAAGTCTTCAATTAGATCTAACCAACAACACCCGTCGTGAATTCCAGTGCCATCAGCACGTTTGACCCACAATATTTCTCTAGTTAGTCCGGCGCGACAAGGTTGGGAAAGAACTGTTTCTAGCAAAAAGCACCAGTCGTCAGCAATTCTCAGTTGTGTATTCCAGTTTCCACTGATACTCGCTCGCCGAAAGACTACACCAGAAGACGGTGCAGGACAAATTTCCAAGCACAAATTGCGGCATCGATCGGGTGTAATCAGCCTCCATCTGCCGTTACCTAATATAGAGTAATCTTGCCAATTGATTATTTTTTCTATAGGATTGGGGATAGGATCGTCATTAAAGTGGTAAAGTTCCCAATTAGCAAAGACCAAATCGAGATTATAGGTTTTTATCGCGTTAATACATTGTTCCAGAAAATTAGGCCGCCAAACATCATCT containing:
- a CDS encoding glycosyltransferase family 2 protein; translation: MFSSNFFYPGQGLTVNSTECPTGVDRLELISVIIPTWNRAGLIKDAIHSVQQQTWSNVEIIVVDDGSTDETPTILANFPGILYLRQIHQGQGAARNLGLRYAQGTYLATLDSDDVWRPNFLEQCINAIKTYNLDLVFANWELYHFNDDPIPNPIEKIINWQDYSILGNGRWRLITPDRCRNLCLEICPAPSSGVVFRRASISGNWNTQLRIADDWCFLLETVLSQPCRAGLTREILWVKRADGTGIHDGCCWLDLIEDFGIHDNKLILDYLSHLLTNQEKRKFIRNRARCYVSGAWQYWQKPNCQFRALQMLLYSLILSPVDIPIYILKIVKNKLKKYVQFIKFLKLNIQQYFKHSQRSSQE